From a region of the Oncorhynchus mykiss isolate Arlee chromosome 32, USDA_OmykA_1.1, whole genome shotgun sequence genome:
- the LOC118946474 gene encoding uncharacterized protein LOC118946474 isoform X4: MGLSLVGAQNALGTSSGFKRVRDRREVDSDSDFEEESTVLDEVQLDVPLLPVILHVQDAAIILEEATGNWQLIPIRYSPLYCGPVVIRNNASPVAKAWRTFQFISPIITYMRGGSQQVVVRMHHVSRVRGLETQLVWAISKETARLSPEGIPYCATKVQSVTWIQYVAGRVTQYASHLRHETSVDVTFGCYQQQTDVSVVYATLHMGLDGLLSSSAWSEAASVSTPTNQQFTEPEPEGHNCYEGWEEDLLPEEREVPLLNLYLTTKRVEDIALRLVSLRQAFTTLLGSTLSRNHLFVAGKVLMGALVQAHHMDEAEFIRAYNDFVDYLSDPSKEIDIERELAEAKIHHVNLIDVLFELVLFGLMIAQKSLIVHPGGFMERLYALLYSFLPAAASIEPKAERYLLLLNGGLMALLDDMFGQQLAWYFNPESLVTELSSLLEYHLENLMASM; this comes from the exons ATGGGACTGAGCTTGGTGGGTGCGCAGAACGCTTTGGGAACCTCATCTGGCTTCAAAAG GGTTCGCGATCGTCGGGAGGTGGACAGCGACAGCGACTTCGAAGAGG AATCAACTGTACTGGATGAGGTCCAGTTGGATGTGCCACTGCTGCCAGTTATCCTTCATGTCCAGGATGCTGCTATCATCCTTGAG GAGGCCACTGGTAATTGGCAGCTGATACCGATTAGGTACAGCCCCCTGTACTGTGGGCCTGTTGTGATCAGG AACAATGCCAGTCCGGTGGCTAAAGCCTGGAGAACTTTCCAGTTCATCAGCCCCATTATCACCTACATGCGTGGGGGATCCCAG CAGGTGGTGGTGAGGATGCATCATGTGAGTAGGGTTCGAGGCCTGGAGACTCAACTGGTGTGGGCCATCTCCAAGGAGACAGCCAGGCTTAGTCCAGAGGGCATCCCCTACTGTGCCACCAAGGTGCAGTCCGTCACTTGGATCCAG tatgTGGCTGGCAGGGTGACCCAGTATGCGTCTCACCTCCGCCACGAGACGTCTGTGGACGTGACGTTTGGCTGCTACCAG cAGCAGACTGATGTCTCGGTGGTGTACGCCACTCTCCACATGGGGCTGGATGGGCTGCTCTCCTCCTCGGCATGGTCGGAGGCTGCCTCCGTCTCTACGCCCACCAATCAGCAGTTCACTGAGCCAGAGCCTGAAGGCCACAACTGCTATGAG GGCTGGGAGGAGGACCTGCTGCCTGAGGAGAGGGAGGTTCCTCTGCTAAA ccTCTACCTTACCACCAAGAGAGTGGAGGACATCGCCCTGAGGCTCGTCTCCCTGCGCCAGGCCTTCACT ACACTGCTTGGTTCCACCCTGAGCAGGAACCATCTGTTTGTGGCAGGAAAGGTCCTAATGGGCGCACTGGTTCAAGCCCACCACATG GACGAGGCCGAATTCATCCGTGCCTATAATGACTTTGTGGACTACCTGAGTGACCCCTCGAAGGAGATTGACATTGAGAGGGAGCTGGCTGAGGCAAAG ATCCATCATGTTAACCTGATAGATGTCCTCTTTGAACTGGTGCTGTTTGGGTTGATGATAGCTCAGAAGTCCCTGATTGTG CACCCTGGTGGGTTCATGGAGCGTCTGTACGCTCTCCTGTACTCCTTCCTGCCCGCTGCTGCCAGCATTGAGCCAAAGGCTGAGAGATACCTGCTGCTGCTCAAT GGCGGGCTGATGGCTCTGCTTGATGACATGTTTGGGCAGCAGCTGGCCTGGTACtttaacccagaatctctggtcaCTGAGCTCTCCAGCCTCCTGGAGTACCACCTGGAGAACCTCATGGCCAGCATGTAG
- the LOC118946474 gene encoding uncharacterized protein LOC118946474 isoform X1: MPGCFSRLTERVRGLRQPSASTGCSNSFMGCFCCLFPFCRVRDRREVDSDSDFEEESTVLDEVQLDVPLLPVILHVQDAAIILEEATGNWQLIPIRYSPLYCGPVVIRNNASPVAKAWRTFQFISPIITYMRGGSQQVVVRMHHVSRVRGLETQLVWAISKETARLSPEGIPYCATKVQSVTWIQYVAGRVTQYASHLRHETSVDVTFGCYQQQTDVSVVYATLHMGLDGLLSSSAWSEAASVSTPTNQQFTEPEPEGHNCYEGWEEDLLPEEREVPLLNLYLTTKRVEDIALRLVSLRQAFTTLLGSTLSRNHLFVAGKVLMGALVQAHHMDEAEFIRAYNDFVDYLSDPSKEIDIERELAEAKIHHVNLIDVLFELVLFGLMIAQKSLIVHPGGFMERLYALLYSFLPAAASIEPKAERYLLLLNGGLMALLDDMFGQQLAWYFNPESLVTELSSLLEYHLENLMASM; encoded by the exons ATGCCTGGGTGCTTTTCAAGATTGACGGAGAGAGTGCGAGGACTTCGGCAGCCTTCTGCGTCGACAGGTTGTTCAAATTCATTTATGGGTTGTTTTTGTTGTCTTTTTCCGTTTTGCAGGGTTCGCGATCGTCGGGAGGTGGACAGCGACAGCGACTTCGAAGAGG AATCAACTGTACTGGATGAGGTCCAGTTGGATGTGCCACTGCTGCCAGTTATCCTTCATGTCCAGGATGCTGCTATCATCCTTGAG GAGGCCACTGGTAATTGGCAGCTGATACCGATTAGGTACAGCCCCCTGTACTGTGGGCCTGTTGTGATCAGG AACAATGCCAGTCCGGTGGCTAAAGCCTGGAGAACTTTCCAGTTCATCAGCCCCATTATCACCTACATGCGTGGGGGATCCCAG CAGGTGGTGGTGAGGATGCATCATGTGAGTAGGGTTCGAGGCCTGGAGACTCAACTGGTGTGGGCCATCTCCAAGGAGACAGCCAGGCTTAGTCCAGAGGGCATCCCCTACTGTGCCACCAAGGTGCAGTCCGTCACTTGGATCCAG tatgTGGCTGGCAGGGTGACCCAGTATGCGTCTCACCTCCGCCACGAGACGTCTGTGGACGTGACGTTTGGCTGCTACCAG cAGCAGACTGATGTCTCGGTGGTGTACGCCACTCTCCACATGGGGCTGGATGGGCTGCTCTCCTCCTCGGCATGGTCGGAGGCTGCCTCCGTCTCTACGCCCACCAATCAGCAGTTCACTGAGCCAGAGCCTGAAGGCCACAACTGCTATGAG GGCTGGGAGGAGGACCTGCTGCCTGAGGAGAGGGAGGTTCCTCTGCTAAA ccTCTACCTTACCACCAAGAGAGTGGAGGACATCGCCCTGAGGCTCGTCTCCCTGCGCCAGGCCTTCACT ACACTGCTTGGTTCCACCCTGAGCAGGAACCATCTGTTTGTGGCAGGAAAGGTCCTAATGGGCGCACTGGTTCAAGCCCACCACATG GACGAGGCCGAATTCATCCGTGCCTATAATGACTTTGTGGACTACCTGAGTGACCCCTCGAAGGAGATTGACATTGAGAGGGAGCTGGCTGAGGCAAAG ATCCATCATGTTAACCTGATAGATGTCCTCTTTGAACTGGTGCTGTTTGGGTTGATGATAGCTCAGAAGTCCCTGATTGTG CACCCTGGTGGGTTCATGGAGCGTCTGTACGCTCTCCTGTACTCCTTCCTGCCCGCTGCTGCCAGCATTGAGCCAAAGGCTGAGAGATACCTGCTGCTGCTCAAT GGCGGGCTGATGGCTCTGCTTGATGACATGTTTGGGCAGCAGCTGGCCTGGTACtttaacccagaatctctggtcaCTGAGCTCTCCAGCCTCCTGGAGTACCACCTGGAGAACCTCATGGCCAGCATGTAG
- the LOC118946474 gene encoding uncharacterized protein LOC118946474 isoform X2: MPGCFSRLTERVRGLRQPSASTGCSNSFMGCFCCLFPFCRVRDRREVDSDSDFEEESTVLDEVQLDVPLLPVILHVQDAAIILEEATGNWQLIPIRYSPLYCGPVVIRNNASPVAKAWRTFQFISPIITYMRGGSQQVVVRMHHVSRVRGLETQLVWAISKETARLSPEGIPYCATKVQSVTWIQYVAGRVTQYASHLRHETSVDVTFGCYQQTDVSVVYATLHMGLDGLLSSSAWSEAASVSTPTNQQFTEPEPEGHNCYEGWEEDLLPEEREVPLLNLYLTTKRVEDIALRLVSLRQAFTTLLGSTLSRNHLFVAGKVLMGALVQAHHMDEAEFIRAYNDFVDYLSDPSKEIDIERELAEAKIHHVNLIDVLFELVLFGLMIAQKSLIVHPGGFMERLYALLYSFLPAAASIEPKAERYLLLLNGGLMALLDDMFGQQLAWYFNPESLVTELSSLLEYHLENLMASM, encoded by the exons ATGCCTGGGTGCTTTTCAAGATTGACGGAGAGAGTGCGAGGACTTCGGCAGCCTTCTGCGTCGACAGGTTGTTCAAATTCATTTATGGGTTGTTTTTGTTGTCTTTTTCCGTTTTGCAGGGTTCGCGATCGTCGGGAGGTGGACAGCGACAGCGACTTCGAAGAGG AATCAACTGTACTGGATGAGGTCCAGTTGGATGTGCCACTGCTGCCAGTTATCCTTCATGTCCAGGATGCTGCTATCATCCTTGAG GAGGCCACTGGTAATTGGCAGCTGATACCGATTAGGTACAGCCCCCTGTACTGTGGGCCTGTTGTGATCAGG AACAATGCCAGTCCGGTGGCTAAAGCCTGGAGAACTTTCCAGTTCATCAGCCCCATTATCACCTACATGCGTGGGGGATCCCAG CAGGTGGTGGTGAGGATGCATCATGTGAGTAGGGTTCGAGGCCTGGAGACTCAACTGGTGTGGGCCATCTCCAAGGAGACAGCCAGGCTTAGTCCAGAGGGCATCCCCTACTGTGCCACCAAGGTGCAGTCCGTCACTTGGATCCAG tatgTGGCTGGCAGGGTGACCCAGTATGCGTCTCACCTCCGCCACGAGACGTCTGTGGACGTGACGTTTGGCTGCTACCAG CAGACTGATGTCTCGGTGGTGTACGCCACTCTCCACATGGGGCTGGATGGGCTGCTCTCCTCCTCGGCATGGTCGGAGGCTGCCTCCGTCTCTACGCCCACCAATCAGCAGTTCACTGAGCCAGAGCCTGAAGGCCACAACTGCTATGAG GGCTGGGAGGAGGACCTGCTGCCTGAGGAGAGGGAGGTTCCTCTGCTAAA ccTCTACCTTACCACCAAGAGAGTGGAGGACATCGCCCTGAGGCTCGTCTCCCTGCGCCAGGCCTTCACT ACACTGCTTGGTTCCACCCTGAGCAGGAACCATCTGTTTGTGGCAGGAAAGGTCCTAATGGGCGCACTGGTTCAAGCCCACCACATG GACGAGGCCGAATTCATCCGTGCCTATAATGACTTTGTGGACTACCTGAGTGACCCCTCGAAGGAGATTGACATTGAGAGGGAGCTGGCTGAGGCAAAG ATCCATCATGTTAACCTGATAGATGTCCTCTTTGAACTGGTGCTGTTTGGGTTGATGATAGCTCAGAAGTCCCTGATTGTG CACCCTGGTGGGTTCATGGAGCGTCTGTACGCTCTCCTGTACTCCTTCCTGCCCGCTGCTGCCAGCATTGAGCCAAAGGCTGAGAGATACCTGCTGCTGCTCAAT GGCGGGCTGATGGCTCTGCTTGATGACATGTTTGGGCAGCAGCTGGCCTGGTACtttaacccagaatctctggtcaCTGAGCTCTCCAGCCTCCTGGAGTACCACCTGGAGAACCTCATGGCCAGCATGTAG
- the LOC118946474 gene encoding uncharacterized protein LOC118946474 isoform X3 gives MPGCFSRLTERVRGLRQPSASTGCSNSFMGCFCCLFPFCRVRDRREVDSDSDFEEESTVLDEVQLDVPLLPVILHVQDAAIILEEATGNWQLIPIRYSPLYCGPVVIRNNASPVAKAWRTFQFISPIITYMRGGSQQVVVRMHHVSRVRGLETQLVWAISKETARLSPEGIPYCATKVQSVTWIQYVAGRVTQYASHLRHETSVDVTFGCYQTDVSVVYATLHMGLDGLLSSSAWSEAASVSTPTNQQFTEPEPEGHNCYEGWEEDLLPEEREVPLLNLYLTTKRVEDIALRLVSLRQAFTTLLGSTLSRNHLFVAGKVLMGALVQAHHMDEAEFIRAYNDFVDYLSDPSKEIDIERELAEAKIHHVNLIDVLFELVLFGLMIAQKSLIVHPGGFMERLYALLYSFLPAAASIEPKAERYLLLLNGGLMALLDDMFGQQLAWYFNPESLVTELSSLLEYHLENLMASM, from the exons ATGCCTGGGTGCTTTTCAAGATTGACGGAGAGAGTGCGAGGACTTCGGCAGCCTTCTGCGTCGACAGGTTGTTCAAATTCATTTATGGGTTGTTTTTGTTGTCTTTTTCCGTTTTGCAGGGTTCGCGATCGTCGGGAGGTGGACAGCGACAGCGACTTCGAAGAGG AATCAACTGTACTGGATGAGGTCCAGTTGGATGTGCCACTGCTGCCAGTTATCCTTCATGTCCAGGATGCTGCTATCATCCTTGAG GAGGCCACTGGTAATTGGCAGCTGATACCGATTAGGTACAGCCCCCTGTACTGTGGGCCTGTTGTGATCAGG AACAATGCCAGTCCGGTGGCTAAAGCCTGGAGAACTTTCCAGTTCATCAGCCCCATTATCACCTACATGCGTGGGGGATCCCAG CAGGTGGTGGTGAGGATGCATCATGTGAGTAGGGTTCGAGGCCTGGAGACTCAACTGGTGTGGGCCATCTCCAAGGAGACAGCCAGGCTTAGTCCAGAGGGCATCCCCTACTGTGCCACCAAGGTGCAGTCCGTCACTTGGATCCAG tatgTGGCTGGCAGGGTGACCCAGTATGCGTCTCACCTCCGCCACGAGACGTCTGTGGACGTGACGTTTGGCTGCTACCAG ACTGATGTCTCGGTGGTGTACGCCACTCTCCACATGGGGCTGGATGGGCTGCTCTCCTCCTCGGCATGGTCGGAGGCTGCCTCCGTCTCTACGCCCACCAATCAGCAGTTCACTGAGCCAGAGCCTGAAGGCCACAACTGCTATGAG GGCTGGGAGGAGGACCTGCTGCCTGAGGAGAGGGAGGTTCCTCTGCTAAA ccTCTACCTTACCACCAAGAGAGTGGAGGACATCGCCCTGAGGCTCGTCTCCCTGCGCCAGGCCTTCACT ACACTGCTTGGTTCCACCCTGAGCAGGAACCATCTGTTTGTGGCAGGAAAGGTCCTAATGGGCGCACTGGTTCAAGCCCACCACATG GACGAGGCCGAATTCATCCGTGCCTATAATGACTTTGTGGACTACCTGAGTGACCCCTCGAAGGAGATTGACATTGAGAGGGAGCTGGCTGAGGCAAAG ATCCATCATGTTAACCTGATAGATGTCCTCTTTGAACTGGTGCTGTTTGGGTTGATGATAGCTCAGAAGTCCCTGATTGTG CACCCTGGTGGGTTCATGGAGCGTCTGTACGCTCTCCTGTACTCCTTCCTGCCCGCTGCTGCCAGCATTGAGCCAAAGGCTGAGAGATACCTGCTGCTGCTCAAT GGCGGGCTGATGGCTCTGCTTGATGACATGTTTGGGCAGCAGCTGGCCTGGTACtttaacccagaatctctggtcaCTGAGCTCTCCAGCCTCCTGGAGTACCACCTGGAGAACCTCATGGCCAGCATGTAG
- the LOC118946474 gene encoding uncharacterized protein LOC118946474 isoform X5, whose amino-acid sequence MPGCFSRLTERVRGLRQPSASTGCSNSFMGCFCCLFPFCRVRDRREVDSDSDFEEESTVLDEVQLDVPLLPVILHVQDAAIILEEATGNWQLIPIRYSPLYCGPVVIRNNASPVAKAWRTFQFISPIITYMRGGSQQVVVRMHHVSRVRGLETQLVWAISKETARLSPEGIPYCATKVQSVTWIQYVAGRVTQYASHLRHETSVDVTFGCYQQQTDVSVVYATLHMGLDGLLSSSAWSEAASVSTPTNQQFTEPEPEGHNCYEGWEEDLLPEEREVPLLNLYLTTKRVEDIALRLVSLRQAFTDEAEFIRAYNDFVDYLSDPSKEIDIERELAEAKIHHVNLIDVLFELVLFGLMIAQKSLIVHPGGFMERLYALLYSFLPAAASIEPKAERYLLLLNGGLMALLDDMFGQQLAWYFNPESLVTELSSLLEYHLENLMASM is encoded by the exons ATGCCTGGGTGCTTTTCAAGATTGACGGAGAGAGTGCGAGGACTTCGGCAGCCTTCTGCGTCGACAGGTTGTTCAAATTCATTTATGGGTTGTTTTTGTTGTCTTTTTCCGTTTTGCAGGGTTCGCGATCGTCGGGAGGTGGACAGCGACAGCGACTTCGAAGAGG AATCAACTGTACTGGATGAGGTCCAGTTGGATGTGCCACTGCTGCCAGTTATCCTTCATGTCCAGGATGCTGCTATCATCCTTGAG GAGGCCACTGGTAATTGGCAGCTGATACCGATTAGGTACAGCCCCCTGTACTGTGGGCCTGTTGTGATCAGG AACAATGCCAGTCCGGTGGCTAAAGCCTGGAGAACTTTCCAGTTCATCAGCCCCATTATCACCTACATGCGTGGGGGATCCCAG CAGGTGGTGGTGAGGATGCATCATGTGAGTAGGGTTCGAGGCCTGGAGACTCAACTGGTGTGGGCCATCTCCAAGGAGACAGCCAGGCTTAGTCCAGAGGGCATCCCCTACTGTGCCACCAAGGTGCAGTCCGTCACTTGGATCCAG tatgTGGCTGGCAGGGTGACCCAGTATGCGTCTCACCTCCGCCACGAGACGTCTGTGGACGTGACGTTTGGCTGCTACCAG cAGCAGACTGATGTCTCGGTGGTGTACGCCACTCTCCACATGGGGCTGGATGGGCTGCTCTCCTCCTCGGCATGGTCGGAGGCTGCCTCCGTCTCTACGCCCACCAATCAGCAGTTCACTGAGCCAGAGCCTGAAGGCCACAACTGCTATGAG GGCTGGGAGGAGGACCTGCTGCCTGAGGAGAGGGAGGTTCCTCTGCTAAA ccTCTACCTTACCACCAAGAGAGTGGAGGACATCGCCCTGAGGCTCGTCTCCCTGCGCCAGGCCTTCACT GACGAGGCCGAATTCATCCGTGCCTATAATGACTTTGTGGACTACCTGAGTGACCCCTCGAAGGAGATTGACATTGAGAGGGAGCTGGCTGAGGCAAAG ATCCATCATGTTAACCTGATAGATGTCCTCTTTGAACTGGTGCTGTTTGGGTTGATGATAGCTCAGAAGTCCCTGATTGTG CACCCTGGTGGGTTCATGGAGCGTCTGTACGCTCTCCTGTACTCCTTCCTGCCCGCTGCTGCCAGCATTGAGCCAAAGGCTGAGAGATACCTGCTGCTGCTCAAT GGCGGGCTGATGGCTCTGCTTGATGACATGTTTGGGCAGCAGCTGGCCTGGTACtttaacccagaatctctggtcaCTGAGCTCTCCAGCCTCCTGGAGTACCACCTGGAGAACCTCATGGCCAGCATGTAG